A single region of the Chitinophaga niabensis genome encodes:
- the aspS gene encoding aspartate--tRNA ligase encodes MYRSHTCGELRIEHVSQPVKLAGWVQTVRKFGSITFVDLRDRYGITQLLFPEALNPQLQNQPLGREFVLQVSGTVTERSSKNKNIPTGDIEITVSDFQILNGSKTPPFTIQDDTDGGDELRMKYRYLDLRRNLVKQNLTLRYRVNRSVRNFLDSRGFMDIETPYLIKSTPEGARDFVVPSRMNDNQFYALPQSPQTFKQLLMVSGYDRYYQIVKCFRDEDLRADRQPEFTQIDCEMSFVDQEDILQNFEEMTKHVFQEIKGITFNEPFPRMTWDDAMKYYGNDKPDIRFEMKLVDLGETARGNGFKVFDEAELVVGINAGGCSEYTRKQLDELTDWVKRPQIGMTGLIYIRYNTDGTLKSSVDKFFNEQALQLFADQCQAKPGDLILILAGKEERTRKAMSELRLEMGERLGFRDKDVYKPLWVIDFPLFEYAEEDNRWVARHHPFTAPKPEHIHLMDDLSQYAKIKANAYDIVLNGTEIGGGSIRIFQRDLQEKMFAALGMSKEEASHKFGFLLGAFEYGAPPHGGIAFGFDRFCSLLGGSETIRDFIAFPKNNSGRDVMLDAPSEIDQVQLDELKLSLLK; translated from the coding sequence ATGTACAGATCGCACACATGTGGTGAATTGCGCATAGAACATGTAAGCCAGCCGGTTAAGCTGGCTGGATGGGTGCAAACCGTTCGCAAGTTTGGAAGTATTACATTCGTAGACTTACGTGATCGTTATGGTATCACGCAGTTGTTATTCCCGGAAGCACTGAACCCTCAGCTGCAAAATCAACCCCTGGGCCGTGAATTCGTGCTCCAGGTAAGTGGTACCGTTACTGAGCGTTCCAGCAAAAATAAAAATATCCCTACCGGCGATATCGAGATCACCGTATCGGATTTTCAAATACTCAACGGTTCCAAAACCCCGCCCTTCACCATTCAGGATGATACGGACGGTGGTGATGAACTGCGTATGAAATACCGCTACCTGGACCTCAGAAGGAACCTGGTAAAACAAAACCTGACCCTCCGCTACCGCGTGAACCGTTCCGTACGGAACTTCCTGGACAGCCGCGGCTTCATGGATATAGAAACACCTTACCTCATTAAATCCACCCCGGAAGGTGCGCGCGATTTTGTGGTGCCCAGCCGTATGAACGATAACCAGTTCTACGCCTTACCCCAATCCCCGCAAACTTTCAAACAACTGCTGATGGTGAGCGGTTACGACCGCTACTACCAGATCGTAAAATGTTTCCGGGATGAAGATCTGCGCGCAGACCGCCAGCCGGAGTTCACACAGATCGACTGTGAAATGAGCTTCGTGGACCAGGAGGATATCCTGCAGAACTTCGAGGAAATGACCAAACACGTTTTCCAGGAGATCAAAGGGATCACTTTTAACGAACCCTTCCCCCGCATGACCTGGGACGATGCCATGAAATATTACGGCAACGATAAACCGGATATCCGTTTTGAAATGAAACTGGTAGACCTCGGTGAAACCGCCCGTGGCAATGGTTTCAAGGTATTTGACGAAGCAGAGCTGGTAGTAGGGATCAATGCTGGCGGTTGCAGTGAATACACCCGCAAGCAACTGGATGAACTGACCGATTGGGTAAAACGTCCCCAGATCGGCATGACCGGCCTTATCTATATAAGGTATAATACAGATGGTACGCTGAAAAGCTCCGTAGATAAATTCTTTAACGAACAAGCCCTGCAACTGTTTGCAGATCAGTGCCAGGCTAAACCAGGCGACCTGATCCTCATCCTGGCCGGTAAAGAAGAACGCACCCGCAAAGCCATGAGCGAACTTCGCCTGGAAATGGGTGAGCGTCTTGGTTTCCGTGATAAGGATGTATACAAACCTCTCTGGGTTATTGACTTCCCGCTGTTTGAATACGCAGAAGAAGATAACCGCTGGGTAGCCCGTCACCATCCATTCACAGCTCCCAAACCAGAACACATTCACCTGATGGACGACCTGAGCCAATATGCAAAGATCAAGGCCAACGCTTATGATATTGTATTAAATGGCACAGAGATCGGTGGAGGTTCTATCCGGATCTTCCAGAGGGACCTGCAGGAAAAAATGTTTGCCGCATTGGGTATGTCCAAAGAAGAAGCCAGCCATAAATTTGGTTTCCTGCTGGGGGCCTTTGAATATGGTGCACCGCCACATGGTGGTATTGCCTTTGGATTTGACCGTTTCTGCTCTCTCCTGGGTGGCAGCGAAACCATCCGCGACTTCATCGCTTTCCCGAAAAATAACTCCGGAAGGGACGTAATGCTGGATGCGCCAAGTGAGATTGACCAGGTGCAACTGGACGAGTTAAAACTTTCTCTCCTGAAATAA
- a CDS encoding glucosaminidase domain-containing protein, with amino-acid sequence MLLRQVMLSGLLASSLVSVAQKAPKKYLKEYEPVAVNLMRETGIPASVILGVAMLESGAGTSRNAKLLRNHFGIVGRNNLAKRGETYRSKYREYQTDTASYRHFVKLIQKRKWYPGIKGNEDYNVWIAKLNASGYSTAEHVWVNRVTAMIKRYKLYELDDELNLAKQ; translated from the coding sequence ATGCTTTTAAGACAAGTGATGCTTTCCGGTCTCCTTGCTTCCAGCCTGGTATCGGTAGCACAAAAAGCCCCCAAAAAGTACCTGAAGGAGTATGAACCCGTGGCAGTTAACCTGATGAGAGAAACCGGTATACCGGCAAGTGTAATTTTAGGTGTTGCAATGTTGGAGTCCGGCGCGGGCACCAGCAGAAATGCCAAACTCCTGCGCAACCATTTTGGGATCGTAGGAAGGAACAACCTCGCAAAGCGGGGAGAAACGTATCGTTCAAAGTATCGTGAATATCAGACAGACACCGCCTCATACCGGCATTTTGTGAAATTGATCCAGAAACGTAAATGGTATCCCGGCATAAAAGGCAATGAAGATTATAACGTATGGATCGCCAAACTGAACGCCTCCGGTTATTCTACCGCAGAGCATGTTTGGGTAAACCGGGTAACGGCTATGATTAAACGTTATAAATTATATGAGCTGGATGATGAATTAAATCTTGCAAAACAATAG
- a CDS encoding SGNH/GDSL hydrolase family protein → MSSGNKHPYPFMIVLGTLCCLGVLSLINNSFSFGNHNTRPLDILADLKKEEQAPEPETANIPATVKKDSTTVAATMAPPIDYATYPGIIEYGDRNSGMRSFVNALKALRAGQRKKVRIAYFGDSMIEGDLITQDLRDSLQHYFGGEGVGFVPATSVVSGFRTSIRHSFSGNWMDYHFKNIPPKGTELGISGHVFLPAAQSWVRYQPADKETFEEVSLLYGSGGGEVMINNKPLRLDGKNSLNAKSFISDSTQNSLTLQFKTSTLFYGACFESPAGVFLDNYSFRGISGIELGKLSKNMWMQMQSVRPYDLIVLHYGANVLFLPENTKFDWYERPMVKVVDSLRQLFPNTSFLIVGTADKAYKKKGKYVTAPGVKALMKIQHNFAESRGMAYWNLFSAMGGEGAMARWVEGDTTYANKDYTHFNFRGASKIGGLLYKAIMDEYKQEQL, encoded by the coding sequence ATGTCATCCGGAAATAAACATCCCTATCCTTTCATGATCGTCCTGGGCACGCTATGTTGCCTGGGGGTATTATCATTGATCAATAATTCTTTTTCTTTCGGCAATCATAATACCCGCCCGCTGGACATCCTGGCGGACCTGAAAAAGGAAGAGCAGGCTCCGGAACCTGAAACAGCAAACATCCCGGCTACTGTCAAAAAAGACTCCACAACCGTTGCCGCCACTATGGCGCCGCCAATAGACTATGCCACCTATCCCGGTATCATAGAATACGGTGACCGTAACTCCGGCATGCGTTCTTTCGTGAATGCCCTCAAAGCCCTCAGGGCAGGGCAGCGAAAGAAAGTACGCATCGCTTATTTCGGAGATTCCATGATAGAGGGAGACCTTATCACGCAAGACCTGAGAGACAGTCTCCAGCATTATTTCGGGGGAGAGGGTGTTGGTTTTGTACCAGCAACCTCTGTTGTATCCGGCTTCCGTACCTCCATCCGGCACAGCTTTTCCGGGAACTGGATGGATTATCATTTTAAGAATATCCCCCCAAAGGGCACAGAACTGGGTATCTCCGGTCACGTGTTCTTACCTGCCGCACAAAGTTGGGTAAGGTACCAGCCGGCTGACAAAGAAACATTTGAAGAAGTAAGTTTATTATATGGCTCTGGAGGAGGAGAGGTAATGATCAACAATAAACCCCTCCGCCTGGATGGTAAGAACAGTCTTAACGCTAAATCATTTATTTCAGACTCCACCCAAAACTCCCTTACCCTGCAATTCAAAACCAGCACCCTGTTCTATGGTGCCTGTTTTGAAAGCCCCGCCGGCGTGTTCCTGGATAACTATTCCTTCCGTGGCATCAGTGGTATTGAACTCGGAAAGCTGAGCAAAAACATGTGGATGCAGATGCAGTCTGTTCGCCCATATGATCTTATTGTGCTGCATTACGGTGCCAATGTGTTATTCCTCCCGGAGAATACAAAATTCGACTGGTACGAAAGACCTATGGTGAAAGTAGTGGATTCCCTGCGCCAGCTCTTCCCCAACACTTCTTTCCTCATCGTAGGTACAGCAGATAAAGCATACAAAAAGAAAGGTAAATACGTGACCGCCCCCGGTGTAAAAGCATTGATGAAGATCCAGCATAATTTTGCAGAATCAAGAGGCATGGCTTACTGGAACCTCTTTTCCGCTATGGGTGGAGAAGGAGCCATGGCACGCTGGGTAGAAGGAGATACCACTTACGCCAATAAAGATTATACCCACTTCAACTTCCGCGGAGCGTCCAAAATAGGCGGTCTGTTATATAAAGCGATCATGGATGAATATAAGCAGGAGCAGTTGTAG
- a CDS encoding GDSL-type esterase/lipase family protein: MNISRSSCRILVCILITCSASAQQKFLYNDTCLYPFFAYLQDKGTAKVFHLGDSHVQAGFLPNAVAAGLKKKFGDAGTGWVFPYNLAGTNGPDNYRWSSNIRWSADRIVDRNISAWPGPGGIAIAGNNPVLTYTGQNITEVKAFFKEGTAEINDGELTQEDAGFGKAALIRFHGPQTTFSLRWPSQTVRFYGAIVYSGDPGILYNSIGINGAQFMHYNQDAATIPTQMAILEPQLVIISLGTNEAFGGVSATQLRQEMDKTVTAIRENAPEATILFTTPPSGMMKKRQVPYKKKGKTRYRISYVSNSQVAVIRAEMIRFCKDNDIAWWDFHEVMKADKNFARGWSQDHVHFNAFGYTRQGNLLYDAIIASWEKWQQK, encoded by the coding sequence ATGAATATAAGCAGGAGCAGTTGTAGGATCTTAGTATGCATCCTCATAACCTGCAGCGCCAGCGCGCAGCAGAAATTTTTGTATAACGACACCTGCCTGTATCCTTTCTTTGCATACCTGCAGGATAAAGGAACAGCAAAGGTATTCCACCTCGGCGACTCTCATGTACAAGCCGGTTTTCTGCCCAACGCAGTAGCAGCCGGCCTTAAAAAGAAATTCGGAGATGCCGGCACCGGTTGGGTATTCCCTTACAACCTGGCAGGTACCAACGGCCCTGATAATTACAGATGGAGCAGTAATATAAGATGGAGTGCAGACAGGATCGTAGACCGTAACATTTCTGCATGGCCCGGCCCCGGAGGGATAGCGATTGCAGGAAATAATCCTGTACTCACCTACACTGGCCAGAACATCACAGAAGTAAAAGCCTTCTTCAAAGAAGGCACCGCAGAAATAAACGATGGAGAGCTGACACAAGAGGATGCCGGTTTTGGCAAGGCCGCTTTAATCCGCTTCCATGGCCCGCAAACCACTTTCAGCTTAAGATGGCCTTCACAAACTGTTCGTTTTTATGGAGCCATCGTATACAGTGGTGATCCCGGTATCTTGTACAATAGTATTGGCATCAACGGCGCACAGTTCATGCATTACAACCAGGACGCTGCCACCATCCCAACACAGATGGCTATCCTGGAACCGCAGCTGGTGATCATTTCCCTGGGTACCAATGAAGCTTTCGGCGGCGTTTCCGCAACACAGCTTCGCCAGGAGATGGACAAAACAGTAACAGCCATCAGAGAAAATGCACCAGAAGCAACCATTCTCTTCACCACCCCGCCATCAGGTATGATGAAGAAGAGGCAGGTGCCTTATAAAAAGAAAGGAAAAACACGGTACCGCATTTCTTACGTCAGTAATTCACAGGTAGCAGTGATCAGGGCAGAGATGATCCGGTTCTGTAAAGACAATGATATCGCCTGGTGGGATTTTCACGAAGTGATGAAGGCAGATAAGAATTTTGCCCGCGGCTGGAGCCAGGACCATGTACATTTTAACGCATTCGGATATACCCGGCAGGGCAACTTATTGTATGATGCCATCATAGCCAGCTGGGAGAAATGGCAGCAAAAATAG
- a CDS encoding MBOAT family O-acyltransferase: MSFFENLIAQVLYNPEEPILFNSAFFLFFFAAFLCCYQLVRKNERGRVWVFTLFSLYFFYKACGAYVGLVILSAIVDFYLSNRIHAEKEERTRKTLLWFSILINIGMLFYFKYTDFFINMINGVSNGHISPLNLLLPIGISFYTFENLSYTIDVYRKEIKPVDNFMDYLFFLSFFPKLMMGPIVRAADFIPQIKQPYNINQEDVGKGMFLILGGLFKKVVISDLIYQNYVQYIFDDPSRYTGIECLFGVYAYALVIYCDFSGYSDMAIGIARWMGFKIPPNFDKPYKSSSITEFWRRWHISLSSWLRDYIYIPLGGNRKGKVRQYVNLMLTMLIGGFWHGASWNFIFWGGVHGGALGLDKLWSQWNKKIAWFKATPVRARLWKIGGVLFTFHLVCFCWIFFKAATFGGAWDLIHQVTFNFQGHLFFQLMGAYPQVFLLMAIGYILHFLPDVAEQKLEFRLGKLPVWGSVAVLVLFIWFLAQVKSLEPMIPIYLQF, from the coding sequence ATGTCCTTTTTTGAGAACCTGATAGCCCAGGTACTGTACAACCCGGAAGAACCCATTCTGTTCAACAGCGCATTCTTCCTCTTTTTCTTCGCCGCTTTCCTATGCTGCTATCAGTTGGTTAGGAAGAACGAAAGGGGCAGGGTATGGGTGTTCACTTTATTCTCTCTATACTTCTTTTATAAAGCCTGCGGCGCATACGTAGGCCTGGTAATACTTTCCGCTATTGTAGACTTCTATCTCAGCAACCGCATTCACGCGGAAAAAGAAGAACGCACCCGTAAAACCTTACTCTGGTTCAGCATCCTCATCAATATCGGCATGCTGTTCTATTTTAAGTACACAGACTTCTTCATCAATATGATTAATGGTGTCAGCAACGGCCACATCAGTCCGCTGAACCTATTGCTTCCCATTGGCATTTCTTTTTACACCTTCGAGAATCTCAGCTATACCATAGATGTATACAGAAAGGAGATAAAACCTGTGGATAATTTCATGGACTATCTTTTCTTCCTTTCCTTCTTCCCCAAGCTAATGATGGGGCCCATTGTGCGGGCAGCAGATTTCATTCCCCAGATCAAACAGCCCTACAATATAAACCAGGAGGATGTGGGCAAAGGCATGTTCCTCATACTGGGCGGCCTTTTCAAAAAAGTAGTGATCTCAGATCTCATCTACCAGAACTATGTACAATACATCTTTGACGATCCCTCCCGTTATACCGGTATAGAATGTTTGTTTGGTGTTTATGCCTATGCACTGGTGATCTACTGTGATTTCTCCGGGTATTCAGATATGGCCATTGGTATTGCCCGCTGGATGGGATTCAAAATACCACCTAACTTCGATAAACCTTATAAAAGCAGCTCCATCACTGAATTCTGGCGGCGCTGGCATATCTCTTTGTCTTCCTGGTTGCGGGATTACATCTATATACCATTAGGTGGTAACCGCAAAGGAAAGGTCCGCCAATACGTAAACCTTATGCTCACCATGCTGATCGGTGGTTTCTGGCATGGCGCCAGCTGGAACTTTATTTTCTGGGGAGGTGTACACGGTGGAGCATTGGGATTGGACAAACTATGGAGCCAGTGGAACAAAAAGATCGCCTGGTTCAAAGCCACGCCTGTAAGGGCCAGGCTCTGGAAAATAGGTGGTGTGTTATTCACTTTCCATTTAGTTTGTTTCTGCTGGATCTTCTTTAAAGCGGCTACCTTCGGCGGCGCCTGGGACCTTATCCACCAGGTAACCTTTAACTTCCAGGGGCATTTATTCTTCCAGCTGATGGGAGCATACCCACAGGTGTTCCTGTTAATGGCTATTGGTTATATACTGCATTTCCTGCCGGATGTGGCAGAGCAAAAACTGGAATTCCGCCTCGGGAAACTGCCAGTGTGGGGAAGTGTAGCCGTGCTGGTACTCTTTATCTGGTTCCTTGCACAGGTAAAATCCCTGGAACCCATGATCCCCATCTATTTGCAATTTTAA
- the fabF gene encoding beta-ketoacyl-ACP synthase II — MRTVTLRRVVITGMGAITPIGNDVNTFWNNMKAGMSGSGPITKFDPTEFKTKFANELKGLDIDAFIEKKEARKMDTFTQYAMVVAKEAIENSGVDLNTVDRTKFGVIWASGNGGMQTFEDQIIEFAQANFVPKFNPFFIPRLISDIAAGQIAIKYGLMGINYCTVSACASSNSALVDAFNYIRLGKANMIVAGGSEGPITRAGIAGFNALKALSTRNEDPMHASRPFDVERDGFVMGEGAGALILEDYEHAMKRGATIYGEMVGGAMSCDAYHLTATHPEGLGAQLGMKEALDDAGLSITDVDYINAHATSTPLGDVSELKAIKALFGDHAKNINISATKSMTGHLLGAAGAIEAIACVKAIQDDIVPPTINTTVLGEGIPEDLNLTLGQAQKRVINVALSNTFGFGGHNAIAAFAKFKG; from the coding sequence ATGCGTACTGTTACACTGAGGAGAGTCGTGATCACCGGAATGGGAGCTATCACACCGATCGGTAATGATGTAAATACGTTCTGGAATAACATGAAAGCCGGAATGAGTGGCTCGGGCCCTATCACAAAGTTCGACCCCACAGAATTCAAGACTAAATTTGCCAATGAGTTAAAGGGACTGGATATTGATGCCTTCATTGAAAAGAAGGAAGCGCGTAAGATGGATACCTTTACGCAATACGCTATGGTTGTTGCGAAGGAAGCTATTGAAAATTCAGGAGTAGACCTCAACACGGTAGACCGTACTAAGTTTGGTGTGATCTGGGCTTCTGGTAACGGTGGTATGCAAACCTTCGAGGACCAGATCATCGAGTTTGCACAAGCCAACTTTGTTCCTAAGTTCAACCCCTTCTTTATTCCTCGCCTTATTTCTGATATCGCTGCAGGGCAGATCGCTATCAAATATGGCCTGATGGGTATTAACTATTGTACCGTATCCGCCTGTGCCTCTTCAAACAGTGCACTGGTAGATGCCTTCAATTATATTCGTCTTGGTAAAGCCAACATGATCGTTGCCGGAGGTTCTGAAGGACCGATCACCCGTGCAGGCATTGCAGGTTTCAATGCCCTCAAGGCATTGTCTACCCGGAATGAAGATCCCATGCATGCTTCCCGTCCTTTTGACGTAGAGCGCGATGGATTTGTAATGGGCGAAGGCGCAGGCGCACTGATCCTTGAAGATTATGAGCATGCCATGAAACGTGGTGCCACTATCTACGGAGAAATGGTAGGCGGTGCCATGAGCTGTGATGCATATCACCTCACAGCCACACATCCTGAAGGATTAGGCGCACAGCTGGGTATGAAAGAAGCCCTGGATGATGCAGGACTTTCTATCACAGATGTAGATTACATCAATGCCCACGCTACTTCCACACCGCTGGGTGATGTAAGTGAACTGAAAGCCATCAAAGCTTTATTCGGCGACCACGCAAAGAACATCAATATCAGTGCAACTAAATCCATGACAGGTCACCTGTTGGGAGCAGCTGGTGCTATTGAAGCCATTGCCTGTGTGAAAGCCATCCAGGACGATATTGTTCCGCCAACAATCAATACCACGGTATTAGGAGAAGGCATTCCCGAAGATCTGAACCTCACACTCGGCCAGGCGCAAAAACGCGTGATCAATGTAGCGCTCAGTAATACTTTCGGTTTCGGTGGCCACAACGCTATTGCAGCTTTCGCGAAGTTTAAAGGATAG
- the rhuM gene encoding virulence protein RhuM/Fic/DOC family protein, whose amino-acid sequence MENNQIIIYQTPDGETTIDVKLEKGTIWLTQKQIAELFGIQRPAITKHLSNIFKTNELEESSVCSKMEHTASDGKKYKTKYYNLDLILSLGYRVNSKNATKFRIWANKVLKEYLTIGYALNEKRLHEQRQQFNALKQAVRIMGNVVGNQELSSDETTGLLKVITDYTYALDVLDKYDHRNLTIEATHNQQLFVATYAEAMKAIQGLKDKFGGSSLFGNEKDESFQSSIATIYQSFGGHDLYPSIEEKAAHLLYFVVKNHSFSDGNKRIAAFLFVWFLEKNNILYRHDGTKRIADNALVALTLMIAESKPDEKDIIAQVVVNLINGYN is encoded by the coding sequence ATGGAAAACAATCAGATCATTATTTATCAGACACCTGATGGGGAAACCACAATTGATGTCAAACTGGAAAAAGGCACCATCTGGCTAACACAAAAACAAATTGCAGAATTATTTGGCATTCAACGTCCCGCGATTACCAAACATTTATCAAATATATTCAAAACCAATGAGTTAGAAGAAAGCTCAGTATGTTCCAAAATGGAACATACTGCTTCTGATGGCAAAAAATACAAGACGAAGTACTACAATCTGGATCTTATTTTATCCCTCGGTTATCGGGTGAATTCGAAAAACGCAACAAAATTCCGAATATGGGCCAACAAGGTACTTAAAGAATACCTGACCATAGGCTATGCTCTGAATGAAAAACGCCTACATGAGCAACGCCAGCAATTCAATGCACTTAAACAGGCAGTGCGTATAATGGGCAATGTTGTCGGCAATCAGGAATTATCATCTGATGAAACCACTGGCCTACTAAAAGTCATTACCGATTATACCTATGCACTTGATGTTTTAGATAAATATGATCATCGAAATCTGACAATAGAGGCTACTCATAACCAACAACTTTTTGTTGCCACTTATGCGGAAGCCATGAAAGCGATACAAGGGTTAAAGGATAAATTTGGCGGGAGTAGCCTATTCGGTAATGAAAAAGATGAATCTTTTCAAAGTTCCATAGCCACGATCTACCAATCCTTCGGAGGGCATGATCTTTATCCCAGCATTGAGGAGAAAGCTGCACATTTACTATACTTTGTTGTTAAAAACCATTCTTTCTCTGATGGTAACAAACGGATCGCGGCTTTCCTGTTTGTATGGTTCCTGGAGAAGAACAATATCCTTTATCGGCACGATGGCACCAAACGAATTGCGGACAATGCTCTTGTTGCACTTACATTGATGATCGCTGAAAGCAAGCCTGATGAAAAGGATATCATCGCGCAGGTAGTGGTAAATCTTATCAATGGGTATAACTAG